In the genome of Kitasatospora cathayae, one region contains:
- a CDS encoding DsbA family protein: MAQDKNKKRISARERIQEAQRREQQAAKRRQRIVVSVSALVVLALAGGVALAIDTGSKNDDKAAAAASAAPLVVPANATGQDGTVITYGKADAPHTMEVYEDFRCPVCKHFEAANGQTVKEITQDGQIKVEYHLAAFLDKNLGGKGSRTALAAAGAALNEGVDKFKAFHDVLYANQPDEREDGFGDVNHLLDLAGQVPGLKTDAFVKAVTDRTYAPWAAKVAEAFNNSQVTGTPTIKVDGKPINLFAGNAPASAEQFTAQVKQAAGLQ; encoded by the coding sequence ATGGCTCAGGACAAGAACAAGAAGCGCATCAGCGCCCGCGAGCGGATTCAGGAGGCGCAGCGCCGCGAGCAGCAGGCCGCCAAGCGCCGTCAGCGGATCGTCGTGTCGGTCTCCGCGCTCGTCGTGCTCGCCCTGGCGGGCGGTGTGGCGCTCGCGATCGACACGGGCTCGAAGAACGACGACAAGGCCGCGGCGGCCGCTTCCGCGGCCCCGCTGGTCGTCCCGGCCAACGCCACCGGCCAGGACGGCACGGTGATCACCTACGGCAAGGCCGACGCCCCGCACACCATGGAGGTGTACGAGGACTTCCGCTGCCCGGTCTGCAAGCACTTCGAGGCGGCGAACGGCCAGACCGTCAAGGAGATCACCCAGGACGGCCAGATCAAGGTGGAGTACCACCTGGCCGCCTTCCTGGACAAGAACCTCGGCGGCAAGGGCTCGCGCACCGCGCTGGCCGCGGCCGGTGCCGCGCTGAACGAGGGCGTGGACAAGTTCAAGGCGTTCCACGACGTGCTGTACGCCAACCAGCCGGACGAGCGCGAGGACGGCTTCGGCGACGTCAACCACCTGCTGGACCTGGCCGGCCAGGTGCCCGGGCTGAAGACGGACGCCTTCGTGAAGGCGGTCACCGACCGGACGTACGCGCCGTGGGCGGCGAAGGTGGCCGAGGCCTTCAACAACAGCCAGGTGACCGGCACCCCGACGATCAAGGTGGACGGCAAGCCGATCAACCTGTTCGCGGGCAACGCCCCCGCGTCTGCGGAACAGTTCACCGCCCAGGTCAAGCAGGCCGCCGGCCTGCAGTAG
- a CDS encoding Lrp/AsnC family transcriptional regulator has product MEDLDQRIVQLLLEDGRMSYTDLGKATGLSTSAVHQRVRRLEQRGVIRGYTAIIDPDAVDLALTAFISVKPFDPSAPDDTPDRLAGLPEIEACHSVAGDENYILKVRVGAPGDLEDLLARIRSAAGVSTRTTVVLSTPYEARPPKL; this is encoded by the coding sequence GTGGAGGATCTCGACCAACGCATCGTCCAGCTGCTCCTCGAAGACGGCCGGATGAGCTACACGGACCTGGGCAAGGCCACCGGCCTGTCCACCTCGGCGGTGCACCAGCGGGTGCGCCGCCTCGAGCAGCGCGGGGTGATCCGCGGCTACACCGCGATCATCGATCCCGACGCCGTCGACCTGGCGCTGACCGCGTTCATCTCGGTCAAGCCCTTCGACCCCAGCGCTCCCGACGACACCCCGGACCGCCTGGCCGGCCTGCCCGAGATCGAGGCCTGCCACAGCGTCGCCGGCGACGAGAACTACATCCTCAAGGTGCGCGTCGGAGCCCCCGGCGACCTGGAGGACCTGCTCGCCCGCATCCGCAGCGCCGCCGGAGTCTCCACCCGCACCACCGTCGTGCTCTCCACCCCCTACGAGGCCCGACCCCCGAAGCTCTGA
- a CDS encoding vitamin K epoxide reductase family protein yields the protein MTATTVHLSRPAPDAADRGPIGASRALALLFLLGGLVGLVASAVLTFDKLRILENPSYVPSCNINPIISCGSVMRTEEATVFGFPNSLLGLAAFGALAAIGAGLLAGAGYRRWFWLGLQAGTTLGIVFTHWLIDQSLYGIGALCPYCMVVWATTVVLFWYTTLHNLRTGVIPVGPRMRTVVREAARYHWALPVLWAAVIALMVLNRFWYYWSTLV from the coding sequence ATGACCGCGACCACCGTGCACCTCTCCCGTCCCGCTCCCGACGCCGCCGACCGGGGCCCGATCGGCGCGAGCCGGGCCCTCGCCCTGCTGTTCCTCCTCGGCGGACTGGTCGGCCTCGTCGCCTCGGCCGTACTGACCTTCGACAAGCTCCGCATCCTGGAGAACCCGTCCTACGTCCCCAGCTGCAACATCAATCCGATCATCAGCTGCGGCTCGGTGATGCGCACCGAGGAGGCCACGGTGTTCGGCTTCCCGAACTCGCTGCTCGGCCTGGCCGCCTTCGGCGCGCTGGCGGCGATCGGCGCGGGACTGTTGGCCGGCGCCGGGTACCGGCGCTGGTTCTGGCTGGGCCTGCAGGCCGGGACCACCCTGGGCATCGTGTTCACGCACTGGCTGATCGACCAGTCGCTGTACGGCATCGGCGCGCTGTGCCCCTACTGCATGGTGGTGTGGGCGACGACGGTGGTGCTGTTCTGGTACACCACCCTGCACAACCTGCGCACCGGCGTGATTCCGGTCGGGCCGAGGATGCGGACGGTCGTCCGGGAGGCGGCGCGCTACCACTGGGCACTGCCGGTGCTCTGGGCGGCGGTGATCGCACTGATGGTGCTCAACCGGTTCTGGTACTACTGGAGCACCCTGGTCTGA
- a CDS encoding RNA polymerase-binding protein RbpA, whose amino-acid sequence MSERALRGTRLGATSYETDRGIDLAPRQTVEYACQNGHRFEVPFSVEAEIPPVWECRFCGQEAALLDGDEPEEKKVKPTRTHWDMLMERRTREELEEVLAERLAVLRSGGMNLAVHPRDTRKSA is encoded by the coding sequence ATGAGCGAGCGAGCTCTCCGCGGCACGCGACTCGGGGCCACTAGCTACGAGACCGACCGTGGTATCGATCTGGCTCCCCGCCAGACCGTCGAGTACGCATGTCAGAACGGACACCGATTCGAGGTTCCTTTCTCGGTCGAGGCGGAGATCCCCCCGGTGTGGGAATGCCGCTTCTGTGGCCAGGAGGCGGCACTTCTCGACGGTGACGAGCCGGAGGAGAAGAAGGTCAAGCCCACGCGCACCCATTGGGACATGCTGATGGAGCGCCGGACGCGCGAGGAGCTGGAGGAGGTGCTGGCCGAGCGGCTGGCCGTGCTCCGCTCCGGTGGGATGAACCTCGCGGTGCACCCGCGGGACACCCGCAAGAGCGCCTGA
- a CDS encoding CHAD domain-containing protein — protein sequence MARPETTVGQVLLDRIEAQAVELAGLDDAVRADEPDAVHRMRVACRRLRSALQTFRGLLAPGATDTLVADLRWLGAALGRARDREVLAERLAARARELPAGCAPERVAEALERWGEAEYRRVWPEVVAALDSPRRRSIAAALTALVTDPPLRPRAARAAAPELSRTAAREQRRTADRVHTALAAGPEDRDRALHEARKAAKRARYAGETAAPAVGAAAERYAERMKAVQEVLGEHQDAVVAAAALADRAATDGEPFAYGVLYAGQLAAAQAARERLAQVWAGAEKRKLARFG from the coding sequence ATGGCGAGGCCCGAAACCACGGTCGGACAGGTACTGCTCGACCGCATCGAGGCCCAGGCGGTCGAGCTGGCCGGACTGGACGACGCCGTCCGGGCGGACGAACCCGACGCGGTCCACCGGATGCGGGTCGCCTGCCGGCGGCTGCGCAGCGCCCTGCAGACCTTCCGCGGCCTCCTCGCCCCCGGCGCCACCGACACCCTGGTCGCCGATCTGCGCTGGCTGGGCGCCGCGCTCGGCCGTGCCCGGGACCGCGAGGTGCTCGCCGAACGGCTGGCCGCCCGGGCCCGCGAGCTGCCCGCCGGCTGCGCACCGGAACGGGTCGCGGAAGCGCTGGAGCGGTGGGGCGAGGCCGAGTACCGCCGGGTGTGGCCCGAAGTGGTCGCCGCCCTCGACAGCCCCCGCCGCCGATCAATCGCCGCCGCCCTGACCGCCCTGGTCACCGACCCGCCGCTGCGCCCCCGGGCCGCCCGGGCAGCCGCCCCCGAGCTCTCCCGCACCGCCGCCCGCGAGCAGCGCCGCACGGCCGACCGCGTCCACACCGCACTGGCGGCGGGCCCGGAGGACCGCGACCGGGCCCTGCACGAGGCCCGCAAGGCCGCCAAGCGCGCCCGCTACGCCGGCGAGACCGCGGCCCCCGCGGTCGGCGCGGCGGCGGAGCGCTACGCGGAGCGGATGAAGGCCGTCCAGGAGGTGCTCGGCGAACACCAGGACGCGGTGGTCGCCGCCGCGGCCCTGGCCGACCGCGCGGCCACCGACGGCGAGCCCTTCGCCTACGGCGTGCTCTACGCGGGCCAGCTGGCGGCGGCCCAGGCGGCGCGCGAGCGGCTGGCGCAGGTGTGGGCGGGGGCGGAGAAGCGGAAGCTGGCGCGGTTCGGTTAG
- a CDS encoding serine hydrolase domain-containing protein: MSHRPPDAERLPALAGPGGELDRLVRDGARTAGAGAVWAVGDARGTLGGGSHGTLGQGPYARLAPGPDTLYDLASLTKIVSLWPCAGVLWQSGRLPLDEPLGGWWPPAAGHPAGAVTVRQLLAHTAGMLPYTRFEQLYGRAAAAIRVGVITAPLHRAPGAAVEYTDRAAVLLGYLVEDLGRARLDELAARWAWRPLGMTDTRYGPLDGSATARTAPTEYDEASGAHLRGVVHDPSARLLGGVSGNAGAFSTARDLARFLTALLAPPPQLPWGEPWITASLREQTGGLTPARGLSWLYAPGTEPAEGTFVHYGFTGTGIWVSRRLGRWALLLTNQVHHSRVTQSLTDLRNAFRWAVFG; this comes from the coding sequence GTGAGCCACCGACCGCCCGACGCCGAACGGCTCCCCGCCCTGGCCGGGCCCGGCGGGGAGCTGGACCGACTGGTCCGGGACGGCGCCCGCACCGCCGGCGCCGGCGCCGTCTGGGCCGTCGGCGACGCTCGGGGCACGCTCGGCGGCGGCAGCCACGGCACGCTCGGGCAGGGCCCGTACGCACGGCTCGCCCCCGGGCCGGACACGCTGTACGACCTCGCCAGCCTCACCAAGATCGTCTCGCTCTGGCCGTGCGCCGGGGTGCTGTGGCAGTCCGGCCGGCTGCCGCTGGACGAACCGCTCGGCGGCTGGTGGCCGCCCGCCGCCGGACACCCGGCCGGTGCGGTGACGGTCCGTCAACTCCTCGCCCATACCGCCGGAATGCTCCCGTACACCCGCTTCGAGCAGCTCTACGGGCGGGCGGCCGCGGCGATCCGGGTCGGGGTGATCACCGCCCCGCTGCACCGCGCGCCGGGGGCGGCCGTCGAGTACACCGACCGCGCCGCCGTGCTGCTCGGCTACCTGGTCGAGGACCTCGGCCGAGCCCGGCTGGACGAACTCGCCGCGCGCTGGGCCTGGCGGCCGCTCGGCATGACCGACACCCGCTACGGGCCGCTCGACGGCTCGGCGACCGCCCGCACCGCGCCCACCGAGTACGACGAGGCGAGCGGCGCCCACCTGCGCGGCGTCGTGCACGACCCCTCCGCCCGGCTGCTCGGCGGCGTCTCCGGCAACGCCGGCGCCTTCTCCACCGCCCGCGACCTCGCCCGCTTCCTCACCGCCCTGCTCGCCCCGCCGCCCCAACTCCCCTGGGGCGAGCCGTGGATCACCGCCTCGCTGCGCGAGCAGACCGGCGGCCTCACGCCCGCCCGCGGCCTGTCCTGGCTGTACGCCCCCGGCACCGAACCCGCCGAGGGCACCTTCGTCCACTACGGCTTCACCGGCACCGGCATCTGGGTCTCCCGCCGACTCGGCCGCTGGGCCCTGCTGCTCACCAACCAGGTGCACCACAGCCGGGTCACCCAGTCGCTCACCGACCTGCGCAACGCCTTCCGGTGGGCGGTCTTCGGATGA
- the lnt gene encoding apolipoprotein N-acyltransferase, translated as MPVTQERSGTAPEPQDPAPKPGRGARALAKVRAGLPRTGLAALAGLLLALAFPPYDLWPLSLLGVAALSLLTRGRTFRQGAWTGFAFGFPFFLMLLSWLRVVGWDATVGLSVVEALFLALLGGALALTSRLPGWALWAATLWVTQEWARDRLPLGGFPWGRLAFANTATPYTPLAAIGGAPLVTFAVALSGTLLAWAALRLRGPGRAPRAAALAALGAVAALLAGYLVPVPTAATDTVKVAVVQGNVPNPGMDFLGRPMMVLNNHATATERLAYDISMGRAPRPDVVIWPENSSDLDPFSDPLARQRIDEAVQAVGVPTLVGTLVDGPDAQHVQNEGIVWDPVTGPGASYTKQHPVPFGEYVPFRAQLMKVVTRLQRVARDFYPGDHNGVMQLGPAKIGDVICFEVAYDEIVRDTVDSGARVLVVQTNNATYAKTGQPEQQLAMSRLRAVEHGRAVLIAATSGISAVIAPDGTVEQRTAELTRAELSATVPLRDGTTVADRVGAAPEWTLAIGGLLACGAAVLVGRRRKSAVGTPATGESLNQVVP; from the coding sequence ATGCCCGTCACCCAGGAGCGGTCCGGGACCGCTCCCGAGCCACAGGACCCGGCCCCGAAGCCCGGCCGCGGCGCCCGCGCGCTCGCCAAGGTCCGTGCCGGGCTGCCGCGCACCGGCCTCGCCGCACTGGCCGGCCTGCTGCTCGCGCTCGCCTTCCCGCCGTACGACCTGTGGCCGCTGTCGCTGCTCGGCGTCGCCGCGCTCTCGCTGCTCACCCGCGGACGCACCTTCCGTCAGGGCGCCTGGACGGGCTTCGCCTTCGGCTTCCCGTTCTTCCTGATGCTGCTCAGCTGGCTGCGGGTGGTCGGCTGGGACGCCACGGTCGGGCTGTCCGTCGTCGAGGCGCTGTTCCTGGCCCTGCTCGGCGGCGCGCTGGCGCTCACCTCCCGGCTGCCCGGCTGGGCGCTCTGGGCGGCCACCCTGTGGGTCACCCAGGAGTGGGCGCGTGACCGGCTGCCGCTCGGCGGCTTCCCCTGGGGCCGGCTCGCCTTCGCCAACACCGCCACCCCGTACACCCCGCTGGCCGCGATCGGCGGCGCGCCGCTGGTGACCTTCGCGGTCGCCCTCTCCGGCACCCTGCTGGCCTGGGCCGCGCTGCGCCTGCGCGGGCCGGGCCGGGCGCCGAGGGCGGCGGCGCTGGCGGCGCTCGGGGCGGTGGCCGCGCTGCTGGCCGGCTACCTCGTCCCGGTGCCCACCGCCGCGACGGACACCGTCAAGGTCGCCGTCGTCCAGGGCAACGTGCCGAACCCGGGCATGGACTTCCTCGGCCGCCCGATGATGGTCCTCAACAACCACGCCACGGCCACCGAGCGCCTGGCCTACGACATCAGCATGGGCAGGGCCCCGCGCCCGGACGTGGTGATCTGGCCGGAGAACTCCTCCGACCTCGACCCGTTCAGCGACCCGCTGGCCCGTCAGCGCATCGACGAGGCGGTCCAGGCGGTCGGCGTGCCCACCCTGGTCGGCACCCTGGTGGACGGCCCGGACGCGCAGCACGTCCAGAACGAGGGAATCGTCTGGGACCCGGTCACCGGCCCCGGCGCCTCCTACACCAAGCAGCACCCCGTCCCGTTCGGCGAGTACGTGCCGTTCCGTGCCCAGCTGATGAAGGTGGTCACCCGCCTCCAGCGGGTCGCCCGCGACTTCTACCCCGGCGACCACAACGGCGTGATGCAGCTCGGCCCGGCGAAGATCGGCGACGTGATCTGCTTCGAGGTGGCCTACGACGAGATCGTCCGGGACACCGTGGACAGCGGCGCCCGCGTTCTGGTGGTCCAGACCAACAATGCGACCTACGCCAAGACCGGCCAGCCCGAGCAGCAGCTCGCGATGAGCCGGCTGCGCGCGGTCGAGCACGGCCGGGCCGTCCTGATCGCCGCCACCAGCGGCATCAGCGCGGTGATCGCCCCGGACGGCACCGTCGAGCAGCGCACCGCGGAGCTGACCCGGGCCGAGCTGTCCGCCACCGTCCCGCTGCGCGACGGCACCACGGTGGCCGACCGGGTCGGCGCCGCCCCGGAGTGGACGCTGGCGATCGGCGGCCTGCTGGCCTGCGGCGCCGCCGTCCTGGTGGGCCGCCGTCGGAAGAGCGCGGTCGGAACACCGGCCACCGGGGAATCGTTGAACCAGGTGGTGCCGTAG
- a CDS encoding ankyrin repeat domain-containing protein, with protein MTDAPDAEVIALAGKLFDAARSGDTATLTTAVDAGVSADLTNGSGDTLVMLAAYHGHAATVEALLQRGADPNRANDKGQTPLAGAVFKGSADVVDALLAGGADPKVGVPSAVDAAAMFGKTELLARFEGR; from the coding sequence ATGACCGACGCCCCCGACGCCGAGGTGATCGCGCTCGCCGGGAAGCTCTTCGACGCCGCCCGGTCCGGAGACACCGCGACCCTGACCACCGCCGTCGACGCGGGCGTCTCCGCGGACCTCACCAACGGCAGCGGCGACACCCTGGTCATGCTCGCCGCCTACCACGGCCACGCGGCCACCGTCGAAGCCCTGCTCCAGCGCGGCGCCGACCCGAACCGGGCCAACGACAAGGGCCAGACCCCGCTGGCCGGAGCCGTCTTCAAGGGCAGCGCGGACGTCGTCGACGCCCTGCTCGCCGGCGGCGCCGACCCGAAGGTCGGCGTCCCGTCCGCCGTCGACGCCGCCGCGATGTTCGGCAAGACCGAGCTGCTGGCCCGGTTCGAGGGCCGCTGA
- a CDS encoding GNAT family N-acetyltransferase — protein MENTATRDTGTVEFRITGYAHPDAQALSAEVQQEYVRRYGDPDETVLHPEDFEAPAGLFMIAYLDGRPVACGGWRAKQAGPDGLRDGDAELKRMFVIPDARGRGLARAVLRRLEETAVAAGRTRFILETGTEQPEAIALYGSEGYAAIRKFGIYKDHPQSICLGKELPTAPAVRTAAV, from the coding sequence ATGGAGAACACCGCCACCCGGGACACCGGTACCGTCGAGTTCCGCATCACCGGGTACGCCCACCCCGATGCGCAGGCCCTGTCGGCGGAGGTGCAGCAGGAGTACGTCCGCCGCTACGGCGACCCGGACGAGACCGTGTTGCACCCGGAGGACTTCGAGGCGCCGGCCGGCCTGTTCATGATCGCCTACCTGGACGGCCGCCCGGTCGCCTGCGGAGGCTGGCGGGCCAAGCAGGCCGGCCCGGACGGGCTGCGCGACGGTGACGCCGAGCTGAAGCGGATGTTCGTGATCCCCGACGCCCGCGGCCGGGGCCTGGCCCGGGCGGTGCTGCGCCGCCTGGAGGAGACCGCCGTGGCGGCCGGGCGCACCCGCTTCATCCTGGAGACCGGCACCGAACAGCCCGAGGCCATCGCGCTGTACGGCTCCGAGGGCTACGCGGCGATCCGCAAGTTCGGCATCTACAAGGACCACCCGCAGAGCATCTGCCTCGGCAAGGAACTCCCGACGGCGCCGGCGGTCCGAACGGCGGCGGTCTGA
- the fxsA gene encoding FxsA family membrane protein: MTQQATPTRPVPRSRLRRVLPLLITAWLVLEIWLLVLVGSWLGGFAVLLLLIAGGVIGGSLIKRAGLRALSAAVEQSKNPQSQQPQTGTSMTVLAGLLLIIPGFLSDLVALTLLFPPTRALWRAVGRRVADKAVRSASPVGADPFADAMRLQEQLRIHRPDGKVIQGEVVDPEAGPRGPQGPDTTYRPPIDG; the protein is encoded by the coding sequence GTGACCCAGCAAGCTACGCCCACCCGTCCGGTCCCGCGCAGCAGGCTCCGCCGGGTGCTGCCGCTGCTGATCACCGCCTGGCTGGTGCTGGAGATCTGGCTGCTGGTCCTGGTGGGCTCCTGGCTGGGCGGCTTCGCCGTCCTGCTGCTGCTCATCGCCGGCGGGGTGATCGGCGGCTCGCTGATCAAGCGGGCCGGGCTGAGGGCGCTGTCGGCGGCGGTCGAGCAGAGCAAGAACCCGCAGTCCCAGCAGCCGCAGACCGGCACCAGCATGACCGTGCTGGCCGGGCTGCTGCTGATCATCCCCGGCTTCCTGTCCGACCTGGTCGCCCTGACCCTGCTGTTCCCGCCCACCCGGGCGCTGTGGCGGGCCGTCGGCCGCCGGGTCGCGGACAAGGCGGTGCGCAGCGCCTCCCCCGTGGGCGCCGACCCGTTCGCGGACGCGATGCGGCTGCAGGAGCAGCTGCGCATCCACCGCCCGGACGGCAAGGTGATCCAGGGCGAGGTGGTCGACCCCGAGGCCGGCCCGCGCGGTCCGCAGGGTCCGGACACCACCTACCGCCCGCCGATCGACGGCTGA
- a CDS encoding NUDIX domain-containing protein, producing MTDTWALSEEEWLSRMVRAYIGCSVLLTGQDGKILLLKASYRDQWQFPGGGMDPEEGPAECAARELYEETGLVARDLRLLVVEWREAIPDQGQHAHPAVHFMFDGGAVEPGAVVRLQAEEIAAHGYFTPARAAALLHPCAARRLTGALEARRTGAAALLHSAGYVG from the coding sequence ATGACGGACACCTGGGCACTCTCGGAGGAGGAGTGGCTCTCCCGGATGGTGCGCGCCTACATCGGCTGCAGCGTGCTGCTCACCGGTCAGGACGGCAAGATCCTGCTGCTGAAGGCCAGTTACCGCGACCAGTGGCAGTTCCCCGGCGGCGGGATGGACCCGGAGGAGGGTCCCGCCGAGTGCGCGGCCCGGGAACTGTACGAGGAGACCGGACTGGTGGCCCGTGACCTGCGGCTGCTGGTGGTGGAGTGGCGCGAGGCGATCCCCGACCAGGGCCAACACGCCCACCCGGCCGTGCACTTCATGTTCGACGGCGGTGCGGTCGAGCCGGGGGCGGTGGTCCGGCTCCAGGCGGAGGAGATCGCCGCACACGGCTACTTCACCCCCGCCCGGGCGGCCGCCCTGCTGCACCCCTGCGCGGCGCGCCGGCTCACCGGAGCCCTGGAGGCCCGGCGGACCGGCGCCGCCGCGCTGCTGCACTCGGCCGGGTACGTCGGCTGA
- a CDS encoding amidohydrolase: protein MTERTPRTVLLRGGAVYSPADPFATAMLVEGGHIAWVGSDGAAEAYATTADEIVELDGALVTPAFVDAHVHATATGLALTGLDLTGSPSLAATLAAVTAFVEAQPETGGVLIGHGWDETGWPEGRPPTLAELDAAARGAALYLSRTDVHSALATTALRALTEGLAERPGHDAEGPLTKDAHHAVRQTALAHLTPEQRRRAQRATLTRAAELGIGALHECAGPEISSEADLTALLALAADGEGPEVFGYWGELGGVETARKLAAVGAGGDLFVDGALGSHTACLHAAYADAEHTGTAYLTAEQVADHVAACTEAGLQAGFHAIGDAAVTAVLEGVRAAGERVGADRVRALRHRVEHAEALDDEAIAAFAELGLTASVQPAFDAAWGGPDGMYVRRLGAERAAGLNPYAALLRAGVPLAFGSDAPVTPLDPWGTVRAAAFHQTLEHRISVRAAFTAHTRGGWRAIGRDQDGVLVPGAVANYAIWAADELVVQAPDSRVAGWSTDPRSGTPGLPDLTPGRELPLCLRTVVRGRTVYQR, encoded by the coding sequence ATGACCGAACGCACCCCACGAACCGTCCTGCTGCGCGGCGGCGCCGTCTACAGCCCCGCCGACCCCTTCGCCACCGCGATGCTCGTGGAGGGCGGGCACATCGCCTGGGTCGGCAGCGACGGCGCCGCCGAGGCGTACGCCACCACCGCCGACGAGATCGTCGAGCTGGACGGGGCGCTGGTCACCCCCGCTTTCGTCGACGCCCACGTGCACGCCACCGCCACCGGACTGGCGCTCACCGGCCTCGACCTCACCGGCAGCCCCTCGCTGGCCGCCACCCTCGCCGCCGTCACCGCCTTCGTGGAGGCCCAGCCGGAGACCGGCGGCGTGCTGATCGGCCACGGCTGGGACGAGACCGGCTGGCCCGAGGGCCGCCCGCCCACGCTCGCCGAACTCGACGCCGCCGCCCGCGGCGCCGCGCTCTACCTCTCCCGCACCGACGTGCACTCCGCGCTCGCCACCACCGCGCTGCGCGCCCTGACCGAGGGCCTCGCCGAGCGCCCCGGCCACGACGCCGAGGGCCCGCTCACCAAGGACGCACACCACGCCGTCCGGCAGACCGCGCTCGCCCACCTCACCCCCGAGCAGCGCCGCCGCGCCCAGCGCGCCACCCTGACCCGCGCCGCCGAACTCGGCATCGGCGCCCTGCACGAGTGCGCCGGCCCGGAGATCTCCTCCGAGGCCGACCTGACCGCCCTGCTGGCCCTCGCCGCCGACGGCGAAGGCCCCGAAGTCTTCGGCTACTGGGGCGAGTTGGGTGGTGTCGAGACTGCCCGCAAGCTCGCTGCGGTGGGCGCCGGCGGCGACCTCTTCGTGGACGGCGCGCTCGGCTCGCACACCGCCTGCCTGCACGCCGCCTACGCCGACGCCGAGCACACCGGCACCGCCTACCTGACCGCCGAGCAGGTCGCCGACCACGTCGCCGCCTGCACCGAGGCCGGGCTGCAGGCCGGCTTCCACGCCATCGGCGACGCGGCCGTCACCGCCGTGCTCGAGGGCGTCCGCGCGGCCGGCGAGCGAGTCGGCGCCGACCGGGTCAGGGCGCTGCGCCACCGCGTCGAGCACGCCGAGGCGCTGGACGACGAGGCCATCGCCGCCTTCGCCGAGCTCGGCCTCACCGCCTCCGTCCAGCCCGCCTTCGACGCGGCCTGGGGCGGCCCGGACGGCATGTACGTCCGGCGCCTCGGGGCGGAGCGGGCCGCCGGCCTCAACCCGTACGCCGCGCTGCTGCGGGCCGGCGTCCCGCTGGCCTTCGGCTCGGACGCCCCGGTCACCCCGCTCGACCCCTGGGGCACCGTCCGCGCCGCCGCCTTCCACCAGACCCTGGAGCACCGGATCTCGGTCCGCGCCGCCTTCACCGCCCACACCCGCGGCGGCTGGCGCGCGATCGGCCGCGACCAGGACGGCGTGCTGGTGCCCGGAGCCGTCGCCAACTACGCGATCTGGGCCGCCGACGAGTTGGTCGTCCAGGCCCCCGACTCCCGGGTGGCCGGCTGGTCCACCGACCCGCGCTCCGGCACCCCCGGCCTGCCCGACCTCACCCCCGGCCGCGAACTGCCCCTTTGCCTGCGCACGGTGGTCCGCGGGCGGACCGTGTACCAGCGGTAA
- a CDS encoding N-acetyltransferase, which yields MTDLVPADFTVPRELLAPEFRLEPLGEQHNASDLAAWTSSIQHIRATPGWAGRSWPPADGMPLERNLADLRRHAADFEARRGFTYTVLEPDRDEVIGCVYVHPDREDPSVVSVSSWVRADRAELDAPLYRAVSAWLTGHWPLGRFVYAER from the coding sequence ATGACCGACCTGGTACCCGCGGACTTCACCGTCCCGCGCGAGCTGCTCGCCCCGGAGTTCCGCCTGGAGCCCCTGGGCGAGCAGCACAACGCCTCCGACCTCGCCGCCTGGACGAGCAGCATCCAGCACATCCGCGCCACCCCCGGCTGGGCCGGCCGCAGCTGGCCGCCGGCCGACGGCATGCCGCTCGAGCGCAATCTCGCCGACCTGCGCCGCCACGCCGCCGACTTCGAGGCCCGCAGGGGCTTCACCTACACCGTCCTCGAGCCGGACCGCGACGAGGTGATCGGCTGCGTCTACGTCCACCCGGACCGCGAGGACCCGTCCGTGGTCTCGGTCAGCTCCTGGGTCCGCGCCGACCGCGCCGAGCTGGACGCCCCGCTGTACCGCGCGGTCTCCGCCTGGCTCACCGGCCACTGGCCGCTGGGACGCTTCGTCTACGCCGAGCGCTGA